The Halobaculum magnesiiphilum genome contains the following window.
CTGGCCGATCATCCGGAAGAACTCCGGCATCGCCACGAACAGGACGATGAGCCCGCGGAGGACGCCCACGAGCTCGGGCGGCACGTCCGTCCCCACGTCGACGACGATGGATCCGGACTTGAGGACGCCGAACAGCAGCGCCGCCGCGATCGCGCCGACCGGGCTGTTGCCCGCGAGGATGGAGACGGTGATGCCGTCGAAGCCGTAATCCGGGATGCCGGTCTGGAAGTTGCCCGCGATCGTCAGGACGTACACCGCGCCGCCGATGCCCGCGAGCGCGCCCGACAGCGCCATCGAGGCGACGACGGTCCGGGCGGCGTCGACGCCGCCGTACTCGGCGGCCTCCGGCTGGATGCCGCTCGTGCGCACGTCGTAGCCGAACGACGTGCCCCGGAGCAGGTACGCGACCGCGACGGCGACGACGATCGCCAGCGCCAGCGCCAACAGCGACGCGTCGGTGCGCCCGGGGAACAGCGGCTGCGGGAACAGCGTGAACTCCGGGAGCGTCCGCGTCTGGTTCGCGAAGCTTTCGGGGTCCTTGAACGGCCCCGAGGCGAGATACAGCGCGAACGACGTGGCGACGAAGTTGAGCATGATCGTCGTGATCACCTCGTTGGCGTCGGCGTACGCCTTCAGCGCGCCCGGAATGGCGCCCCAGATCCCCCCGACGAACGCGCCGACCGCCAGTCCGACGGGGACGAGCACGAGCGTGCCCACGACCCCCGAGACGGCTCCCGAGAGGGCGTACACGGCGAGCGCGCTGGCGAGCGCGCCGAACACGAGCTGACCCTGCCCGCCGATGTTGAACACGCCGGCCTTGAACGCCACCGCGACCGCGATGCCCGTGAACACGAGCACGGTCGTCTCCGAGACGGTGGTGGCGAACTGGCCGTTGAGCGGGTTCGCGAGGAAGTCGCCGAACGCCCCGAGGAACAGGCTGTCGTACACGACGATCGGGTCGTAACAGAAGCCGATGCCCAGCAGGGAGTACGCCGCCGACTCACAGGAGGTCATCCGCCCCGCCACGAGGATGAGCACGAACCCGATCGCCACCGACAGCAGCAGCGCCGACCCCGAGATGAGCAGCCGCTCGGTCGCGCTCGCGGCGACGAGTCGGTCGAGCGCGTCGAAGGCGCGGTCGCGGGGGGAGCGGGAGCCGCCCGACTCGCCGGGAGCGGCGCCGTCGCGGACGGCGGCGTCGTCTGCCGCATCGCCGGGGGCGGCGCCCGTGTCGCTGTCAGGGTCGCCGTCGGCGTCGCCGCCCGCGTCAGTCATCGGCCACCTCCGCGTCGGCGTCGTCGCCGGGAGCCGTCCCGGCGTCGGTCGCGTCGGACCGATCGCCGCCGGCGTCAGCGTGGACGACGCGTTCGGCCCGCGGGAGGTTCTCGGGACGCTCGCCGGCCATCATGAGCCCGAGCTGTTCCTCGGTCACCTCGTCGGGGTCGACTACGCCGACGATCCGCCCGCGGTACATCACCGCCAGCCGGTCCGAGAGGCCCCGGACCTCGTCGAGCTTCGAGGAGACCAGCAGGACCGCCCGGCCCTCGTCGCGCAGGTCGATCAGGCGGTCGTGGATGAACTCCGTCGAGCCGATGTCGACGCCGCGGGTCGGGTGGGAGGCGACGAGACAGGAGGGGTCGCGCGCGAACTCCCGGCCGACGATGAACTTCTGCTGGTTGCCGCCGGACAGCGACTTCGCCTCGGCGCCGGCGTCGGGCGGGCGAACGTCGTACTCGTCGATGATGTCGGTCGCGTGGTCCCCGGCGCGGTCCCAGTCGAGGCGACCGCGCTCGGCGAACGGCTCGTCGTGTTGGGAGCCGAGCACGCCGTTCTCGGTGAGGTCGAAGTCCATCACGAGCCCGCGCTCCTGGCGGTCCTCGGGGATGTACGCCATCCCCTCGCGGGTGCGCTCCCGGCGGGAGCCGTCGGTCACGTCGCGGCCGTCGATCTCGACGCGTCCCTTCGCGGGCGTGTGCAGCCCGGTGACGACCTCGACCAGCTCCGACTGGCCGTTGCCGTCGACGCCGGCGATGCCGAACACCTCCCCCTCGCGGACGGCGAAGGACACGTCGTCGACGGCGACCACGTCGCGGTCGTCACGGGCGGTGACGCCCTCGAGCGACAGCGTCGCCGCGCCCGGGTTCGCGGGCGGCGTCTCCGTCTCCAGCATCACCTCGCGGCCGACCATCAGCTCGGCCAGCTCCTCGCGGGTCGTGCCGGCCGTCTCGACTGTGCCGACGTTGTGGCCGTCCCGGAGGACGGTCACCTCGTCGGCGGCCTCCAGCGCTTCGCCGAGCTTGTGCGTGATGAAGATGACCGTCTTGCCGGCGTCGGTCAGCTCCTCGAGCACCTCGAAGAGGTCCTCGACCTCCTGTGGCGTGAGTACGGCCGTCGGCTCGTCGAGGATGAGCACCTCCGCGCCGCGGTACAGCGCCTTCAGGATCTCGACGCGCTGTTGGACGCCCACGCCCACGTCCTCGATGCGCGCGTCCGGCTCCACGTCGAAGCCGTAGCGGTCGGACAGCTCCAAGACGTCCTCGCGTGCGGCCTCACGGTCGACCGCGAGCCCGCCCCACTTTCGGGGCTCGTTGCCCAGCGTGATGTTCTCGGCGACGGTCATCGGGTCGACCAGCATGAAGTGCTGGTGGATCATCCCGACGCCGGCGTGGATGGCGTCGCCGGGGGAGTCGAAGCGCCGCGGCTCGTCGGCGATGGCGGCGAGCCCGTCGTCGCCCCCGCGGCTCTCGCCGTCGCTGCCGTCCTCCTCGTCTTCGTCGCCCTCGCCGTCCGCCTCGTACGTCAGGCCGTCCCCGTCGACGTACACGTCGCCCTCGGTGGGCTCGTACAGCCCGTAGAGGACGTTCATCAGGGTGGTCTTGCCCGCGCCGTTCTCGCCGAGGAGGGCGTGGACCGTCCCCCGCTCGACCGAGAGCGTGACGTCGTCGTTGGCGACGACGCCGGGGAAGCGCTTCGTTATCGAGTCGAGGCGGACGGCCTCCGTCATGTCACCGGGCGTTTCGGCGGGGACGGGATAAACGGCGCGTTTTCCCGGAACGACCGTTCAAGAAACCGGACTGTCAGACGAGATACCACACGGTATCGGCGTGTACGAGAAATCGATCGGGAGCGGTCCGTGCCGACTGTTCCGCCGTCGAGCGGCGGGTGACCGGAGCGGGTTACTCCGGGCTGTCGGGGACGGAGATCTCGCCGTCGATGATGGCCTCGCGCGACGACTGGATCTCCGATTTCACGTCCTCGGGGATCTGGTCGCCGAGCTCCGTCCCGTAGACGATGTCGACGCCGTCATCGGCCAGGCCGAGGCTGGTCGCCGTGCCCGCCTCGAACTCGCCGTTCACGGTCGCCCCCGCGGCGTTGTAGACGGCGGTGTCGACGCGCTTGACCATCGACGCGAGGATCACGTCCTGGTAATCCGTCGTCACCGACTGGTCGCGGTCGACGCCGATGGCGAACTTGCCCTCGTCGCGGGCGGCCTGGAAGACGCCGGCGCCGGTGTTCCCGGCGGCGTGGTAGACGATGTCCGCGCCGGAGCTGTACATCGACAGCGCGGCCTCCTGGCCGGCCGAGGGGTCGGAGAAACTGCCGGTGTAGGTCGTCTGTACGTCGACGTCCTCGTTTGCCGCCTTCACGCCGGCGGTGAAGCCGGCCTCGAACTTCGCGATGAGCGAGGACTCCACGCCGCCGACGAAGCCGACGTTCGTGGAGTCGCCGGCGGTGGAGCTCTCGCCCGCCGAGAACGACCGGCTCGTAAGCAGGCCGGCCAGCTGGCCGACGAGGTACGATCCCTCGTGCTCCTTGAACGTGTACGAGCGAACGTTGTCGGCGTCGACGACGCTGTCGACGATCATGAAGTCCTGATCGGGGTAGTCGGGCGCGGTCTGTGAGAGCGCGTCCGCCTGCAGGAACCCGATACAGGAGACCAGGTCGTAGTCGGGGTCCGTCGACTGCGCGTACTGGGTCTGGTAGGTGCTGAACTGCGACACCGAGTCGGGCTCGGACTCGTCGTACGAGAGGTCGAACTCCTCGGCCGCCTGCTGGATACCCGTCTGAGCCTGGTCGTTGAACGAGCCGTCGCCGAGCCCGCCGGTCGCGTACACCATCCCGACGTTCGTCGTGTCCGAGCCGGACGCCTCGGTCTCGGACGCTTCGGTGTCCTCGTCGTCGGCCGCCGGCGTCGATGCTTCGGTCTCATCGCCGTCGGAACCGCCCGACTCCGGGCCGCCGGTACAGCCCGCGAGCCCGACGAGCCCCGCCGCGCCGACGCCTTTCACGAACTTCCGCCTGTCGAACCGGTCTGTGTCCATACCCGCAAACCAGACGGATGAATGGTTAAAATCTCCGCATCCACGCCGGGAGCGACAGGATCTCTGACAGATCGGTTCCGACGGGTCGCCTCAATCGACCGCCTCGACCGCCGCCTCGACGACGCCGGCGACCTCCTCGACGAACGGGTCGAGCTCGTCGTGTTCCGCGTACACGCGCACGTACGGCTCGGTGCCGGACGGGCGAACGAGCGTCCACGAGCCGTCGGCGAAGGAGAGCCGGACGCCGTACTCCGAGTCCACCTCGGCGGCGGGGAACGCCGCCGGCAACGTCTCCGCGAGCCGCTCCATGGCGGCGGCCTTGTCGTCGTCGGGGCACTCGACGCTGACCTTCCGGTACGGCCGCTCGGTGACGGGCGCACGCAGGCCGTCGAGTCCCTCGTCGGCGACGAGCCGGGTGAACACTGCCGCGCTGGCAACGGCGTCGATCCAGTCGCCGAGGGCGGTGTGAACGTGCTTCCACGGCTCGGCCGCGAAGACCACGTCGCCGCCGGCGTCGCGGGCGGCGGCGATGCCGTCGTGGAGGTAGCCGAGCGCGACGCGCTCGACGCGCCCGCCGGCGGCCTCGACGCGCTCGTCGATCCGGCCCGACGCGTTCGGCGTCGTCACGACGACCGGATCGGCCGCGTCGCTCGCGCGGATGTACCGCTCAGCGAGGATCGCCAGCACCGTGTCCTCGTGGACGACTTCGCCGTCGCCGTCGACGACGACGATCCGGTCGGAGTCGCCGTCGTGGCCGATCCCGACGTCGGCGGCCCCCTCGCGAACGAACTCGCGGAGGTCCGCCAGCGACTCGGGCGTCGGCTTCGACTCCCGGCCGGGGAAGTGGCCGTCGACGGTCGCGTTGAGCGTCACCACGTCCGCGCCCAGCTCCCTGAGCACCTGCGGGGTCGCGACCGCGGACATCCCGTTGCCGCAGTCGACGGCGACGCGGACGCCCTCGGGGTCGGCGCCGAACGCCCGGGCGTACTCGACGACGGCCAAGCGGTACGCGTCGAGCACGCCCTCGTCGGCGCCGTCGCCCCATTCGTCCCAGTCGGCCGGCGTGACATCGGCGCCGACCCGCTCCTCGACGGCCGTCTCGGCCGCCTCGCCGTACTCGACGCCGTCGACGAACGCCTTGACGCCGTTGTCGGTCGGCGGGTTGTGCGAGGCGGTGAGCATGACGCCGCGGCGCCCGCGCGAGGCGAACGCCAGCGCCGGCGTCGGCACCTGACCGAGCCGGCGCACCTCCGCGCCCGCCGACTCCAGGCCCGCCTCGGCGGCGGCCGCCAGGGCGGGTCCGGTGACGCGACCGTCCCGTCCGACGACGAACTCCCGGTCGCCGGCCTCCCGGGCGTGGTCGCCGAGCGCCCGCGCCACCTCGAGGACGAGCCCCGGCGTGACGCGCTCGGTCGCGCTGCCGCGGATGCCGGCGGTTCCGAACAGGTCCATACCGGACCGTCCGCGGCGGTCCCCAAGACTCCCTCGGTCCGGGACGCCGACCGGCCGAACGTTCAAGCGTGGTGACGGGGCCAGTCCCCTCGATGCGCTGACCGCGGCCCCGGTGCGAGAGCGGCTGTGCGACGGCACGCGCCGGGGAACGGAACACAGGGGCGACGCCGTCGCCTGTCAGCACCACGTCGAGCCGCCGCCGTCGGTATCGGACGGGCGTCGCCCCCGCGGTTCGTCGAATCGTGGTCGCCGGCGACGGATCAGACGGACTGAGCCGGCGCCGTCGATCAGATCCCGTCGGCCGCGGTGCTCACCAGCCAGATCCCCGCCGCCATCGTCGCTCCCCCGACGACGAAGCCCGGACCGATCGCCTCCCCGAGCAACGCGGCTCCCAGCGCCGTGCCGACGAGCGGCTGGGCGAAGAAGAACGCCGCGACGGTGCCCGCCGACACCGTCTCCAGCCCCTTGTACCAGAGGTACCACGCCGCCGCCGTCGAACCGAGGCCGAGGTACGCGACCGCCAGCAGCGCGCCCGGCGACGCCATCGCCGCAAGCGGCGGCGCCCGCACCGCCAGCTCCGCTGCCGACAGCGCCGCCAGCGGCGGCAGGGAGGCGAGACAGGAGTACGTCGCCGCCGTCAGCGCCGAGTACTTCCGCACGAGGGGCACCCCCCAGACGGTGTAGCCGGCCCACGCGATGCTCGCGAGGACGAGCGCGCCCACGCCGGCGACGTTTCCGCCGCCGAGGCGCGTCAGGTCGTACTGCCCCGCGAGCACGAGCAGCGTGCCGGCGGCCGCGAGCGCCATTCCGCCGGCCGAGCGGCGGGTCACCTCCTCGCCGAGCACTGCCGCGCCGAGGACGACCGTGAAGACGGGCGTCAACACCGTCAACAGGGATCCCTGGCTGGCGTTCGTCAGCTCCGTGCCGAGGAACTGGCTGGCGATGGTGAGGGCCACCCACCCGCCGAGGACGGCGAACCCCCGGTAGTCCGCCCGGTCGACGGCGACGCCGCGGGCGCGGACGACCGCGTACAGGGCGACGGCGCCGACGGCGACGCGGAGGAACCCGAGCGTGAGCGGCGGGATCAGGTCGAACCCCCACTTGCTCACGACGTACATCCCGCCCCAGATGGCCGCCGCCAGCAGCGGCGCGAGCGCGAACGCGTACCGGCGCGTGACCGACGCCGCGCTCACGCGTCGGACCCCCCGCGCCCCGCCGCGGCGACGGCGCCCCCGGCGAGCGCCGTTCTCGTTCGAACCGGCATTCCGGTTGCGGCGAGACGGCGACGGGTGAAAACGCTTCCCGGATCCCGCCGTCGCCCCCGGCCGTCGCCGGCTTTTCGTCGCTCGACGTCGAACCGTCGCGTATGAGCGACGAAGCGGAGGACCGAACTCGCGCGCACGTGTTCGTCTCCGGGCGCGTGCAGGGCGTCTTCTACCGCGCGAACACCCGCGACGCCGCGCGCGACCGCGGCGTCGACGGCTGGGTACGGAACCTCGACGACGGGCGCGTCGAGGCGGTGTTCGAGGGGCCGCGCGACGCCGTCGAGGGGATGGTCGAGTGGTGTCACACGGGGAGGCCGAGCGCGGTCGTCGAGGACGTCGACGCCGAATACGAGGAGCCGGAGGGCGAGCGGGGCTTCACGATCCGGCGATAGCGGCCGCGCCGAGTCGGCTCGGCGGCGACAAAGGCCGTCGAGCCACCGGAGGGCCGACCGGGACGCGATCGGATCGTCGGCGAGCGTCGTCACGCGACACCCGGCGTCAGTCTGCGCCCGTCGCTTCCGTCCGGTTACCGCCGCCGAGGAACGGCACCGAGAGCCCGGACTCCGCTTCGACCGGCTTCGTCGGGTCGTGACCCTTGAGGCCGTCCCAAATGACCAGCGCCGACGGGAGCACCAGCATCGACGTGACGAACGAGTAGAGGATCGACAGCGCGGTGAGCGTCCCGAACTGGCCGAGGATGCTCAACACCGAGAACACGAGCACGCCGATACCCGTCGTCGTCGTGAGCATGCTCCCGAGGAGCGCGCCGCCCGTCCCGCGGACGGTGCGCTCCAAGGCTGTGACGAGGTCGTGTTCGCCGCGCTCGTCGATGAACCGGTGGACGACGTGGACCGAGTAGTCGATCCCCAGCCCGATGGTCAACGAGAGGATCGTCGCCGTGAACGCGTTGAACGCGATGCCGGCGAGCCGCATCGTCGCCGCGACGAGCGCCACCGACGCGACGATCGGGATCGTGTTGACGAGCCCCAGCGACGGCAGCCCCTCGAGGAGGCCGTAGATGACGAGCAGGAACACCACGGTGAGCGAGAGCGCCACGGCGAGGCTCTGGACGGCGGAGGTGAAGATGAGGTCCGACACCGCGGCGAACACCACGGTGCTGCCGGTGGCGACCGCGACGCCGCTGGTGTCGCGGTAGCGGTCGGCGACCGCGCGCCCGTCGGCCGTCACCGCCGACTGGTCGGCGTCAGCTTCGGTCGAGTACACCACCTGTGTGCTGCGACGGTCCTCCGAAAGGTACTGGAGCGCCCGATCGCGCGAGGACGACGACAGCAGGTAGTCGTAGATCTCTCCGAGGTTGTCGTCGGGAACGCCGTTGGCGTTCCGGTCGTTCCGCTCGACGAGCCGGCGGAACTCCGGGTCGGAGTCCGCGCGCTGTTGGATCACCGTCACGATGCTTTGCGACTCCGCACGGCCGTCCTCGGAGACGAACGTGCTCGGGGCATCCTCACCCATGCGATGGATCTCCTCCAGCCTCGTCGGGTCCTCCATGTCGCCCTCGACGTAGATCGTGACCGACCCGCCCTGGCTCGCGGTGAACTTCTCCTCGAGGAAGTTGAGCGTCGCGACGGCGGAGTAGTCGCCGGGGGCGAACGGCTCGGGAAGCTCCTCGAGGTACTCGGGCGTCTCCTCGGGCGGAAGGAAGTCCTCCTGCGAGAACGACGTGGAGATGCCCGCCGCGTAGCCGCCCGAGACCGCGGTGAGGACGAGCACGAGCGCGAGGAACACCCGCGGGGCGCGTTCGCCGACGGAGACGCCGACGCGGAGCACACTCGCGAGGCCGCTCCCCTCCGCGCCCAGCGGCGCCTGCGAGAACGTCGGGATCGGGATGGCGTCGCGACGGCGGTCGATCAGCACCTTCGCCGCCGGCAGGAACACGCCGAACAGGAGGAACGTGAACAGGATGCCGGCGGCCGCGACCAGCCCGAACTCCCGGATCGGCGCGAGGTCGGACGTGAGATTCGCGAGGAAGCCGATGACCGTCGTTCCCGTCACGATGAAGAACGCCACGAGGAGCTGGCGCACCGCCAGGTTCATCGCCTCCTCGACACCGTAGCCCTCGGCCCGGTCCTCCCGGTAGCGGTTCACCGCGTGAATGCCGAAGTCGATCCCGACCGCGAGCAGGAGCGGCGGCACCGAGATCATCATCTGACTGAACGGGATCCCGACGAGCCCGAGGAACCCGAACGTCCACACGACCGCCAACAGCAGCGCGAACGAACCGAGCAGGAGGTCGATGAGGTCCCGGTACGCGACGACCAGGAAGCCGATGATCAACAGCACCGCCGCGGGCGTGACGATGAGCAGCGAGTCGGTGATCACCGACGAGAACTCCGCGGAGATGATCCCCGAGCCGAAGACGGTGATGTCGCCGCCGACGGTGTCGACGACGCGCTGGCTCCGGAGCTGGATGTCCGTCAGCGGGCTGGACCCGCTCTGTCCGGCCGCCGCGCCGCCCCCGCCGGCGCCGGGTATCTCGTGAGTGACGACGCCGATCGTGGCCGACGCGGACGCGGACTCGGCGTTGAAGTCGTCGGACACCCCGCCGGTGAACGCGGCGTTGTCCGCGTTCTCACGGACCGCCCGGTCGATCTCGGTGGGCGTCGCCCGTTCGAGCGCGCGGATCTGCGCCTCGGTCGTGGTCGCGTCCGGGTCGATCGTTCGCGCGACCGTCGCCGCCGGGGAGGAGACGCCGACCACGCGCAAGCCGTCCGTCTCCTGAAGCCGGTGTTGTGCCTCGAGCATCCGCACCATTGCGGGCTTCGAGAGGACGTTCCGGTCCCGCTGGACGAGCTGCGTCGAGCCGGTGTCCTCGGAGAACGACGGGCCGAACTCCCGCTGGATGTCCGAGAGGGCCTCCTCGGCGGGGATCCCCGAGGTGAACTGCTCGGTCCCGGCGGCCGTCGAGACGTTCGCCAACCCGCCGGCGAACACCAGCGTGAGCAGCAGGAACGCCACGACGATCCGCCCGGGACGCTCGGTGATCTCCGTGGCGACCGCGGCGGCGAGCCCCCCGTCGGTCATCTGTTGCGCCGGAGGTAGACGCCGCCGACGAGCCCGAGGGCGACGACCACCGCCGCGACGCCGATGGCGCCCAGCGGCAGGCCGTTCCCGCCGGGCGCGGCCGCCTCGATCGGCACCTCGTAGGTGTCGGAGATCAGGGTGTCACCGTCGGCGGTCTCGTACCGGAAGTCGACGCTCGCGGGGTACGTCTTGCCGTCGATGGCGCCGCCGGCCATCGAGAGGGCGAACGTCACCTCCCGCGTCTCGCCGGGGGCGAGCTCGGCGATGAACCCCTCGTCGTCCGACGACGACAGCGGCGCATCGAGGAACAGCTTCGCCGACACGTCGCGGACGATCTCGTCACGGTTGTTCGTCACCTCGAGGGTGAGCGTCCCGCCGCCCCCGACCTCGAACGTCCCGTTGACCGGGCTCACCGCGAACTCGTCGCGGGATTCGGCGATCGAGACCGGCGCGTCGATCGAGTCCCCGGTTCGCCGTGTTCCCTCTGTGTCGCGGTACTGGACGCGCAGCGTGAACTGCCGCGGTCCCGCCTCGGCGGCGTCGGACACCTCGACGTCGAACGCGAACTCGGCCGACTCGCCGGGTTCGAGCGTGCCGACGGCGACTTCCGGCTCCAGCGGCGAAACGTTCGGATTCGACGCCTCGAACAGGACGACCGCGTTCGTCACGGTCTCCTCGCCGGTGTTGGTCACGGTGCCGGTGACCTGTCCCTCCTCGCCGACGCGGAGGGTGCTCGCGAGGTCGTCGACCCCGAACGTCTGTTCGGGCAGCGGCAACACGCCGAACGAGAGCGGACGCGAGGTGGCCGATTCGCCCCCTTCAGTCTCGTACTCGACGGTCGCGTCGACGGCGTACTCGCGCGTCTCCGCCGAGTCGACGAGCGTCGCGTCGACCTCGACGGTCCGGGTCTCGTTGGGGGCGAGCGTGCCGACGAACCGGCGGGCGTTCGCGGAGTCGCCGAAGGAGAGGTCGCTGTTGCCCGACTGGAGCGCGAGCACCGCGTTGGTGGCCGTCTCGCCGCCGACGTTGCGCACGGTCGCCGACACGGTGCCGGAGCCGCCGACGGGCGCGGCCGACTCGACGTCCTCGATCTCGAAGCGGGCGCGTTCCTGCACCCGAACCGTCGCGTACACGGTCTCGGTCACTACCTCGTCCTCGTCGTCCTCGTCGCGGTACTTGACGGTGATCGGGACACGGTGTTCACCGCCGGGAATGTCGGCGGCCACGTCGATCTGTACCGTCACCGACCGGGTGGCGCCGTCGCCCATCCGACCGAGATCCCGGGTGGACGAGAGCACCTCGATGCCGTCGATGTCGCCGACGGTGGCGTTCACGTCGATCGCCGCCTCGACGCGGTCGTCGCGGTCGGCGGCGTCGTTCGTCAGTTCGATCGTGAGCTCCTGGGTCGTTCCCGGCTGGATCACCGGCTCGGCCACGTCCGTCTCGAAGCGGGGATCCTCGTCGGCCGCGACGACGCCGACGAAGCCCGTTCCGACGGCCGACACGACCAGTAGTGCGGCGATCAACAGCGTCTGTGGGCGACGTGACATCGGTGTTGTCTGAACGTTCAGTCAGGGTCGTATATAATCCGTTTGAAACCGGGCGTGCGATCGACGCATCGGTCGCTACGCCGGGACCGCGTACGTCTCATGGAGGTGGTCGACCACGGTCGAGACCGTGTCCGGGTCGTACGTCCAGAAACCGTAGAACCGGCGGTCCTCGGGGTCGCCGCGCTCCTCGGCGAGGAGCAGACAGGCGTCGGCGGGGTCGCCGCCGCCGTCGAACGCCACGAACCACGAGCGCCGTATCTCTGCCGTGTCCTCCTGATGAACGCTCACGTCCTCGATCGCGGGCACGTCGTCGCTCGGTGCACAGTACGTGTGCACGTCGATGTCCTTCGTGGCGAGGTCCTCGTAGACGCCCTTCTGTGCGCGGATGGCGTCGACGCGCTGGAAGCCGGCGTGCAGCTCGCCCGTGCCGGCGCGCCACGCGCGGTCCTCCATCTCCCGCGTTGCGGCCATCATCCGGGAGATGTCGTAGGACGTGAACGTCGTCCCGTCGAGGTGTTCGAGGATCGGCGCCAGGGCGCTCTGCTCGCCCGGGCCGACGGCGATGTCGCCGTCGAGGTGTCGGAGGTCGACCGCCGCGAGCACCTCGTCGTCGCGCTCGTCGGACAACACGACGTACCCGGAGAGGCCGCTGTCGGTCGTCCCCTCCCGGATCCGGACGGCCTGCGAGTCGAAGTACTCGCGCAGCTCCGCGACGGCGTCGTCGTTCGGCGGGTCGAACACCGTCAGACGCTTCTCTCGGCCCTCGACCGAGTCGATGACTGCCCGGAGTGACATCTGGGTTCGACAGTCATACACCGGGCACCGGTAAAAGCCTATCACCGACGTGCACCGGCGCTGACAGACCGCCGAGTCGACACCGACGGGAACGACTCGGGTGGCGCCGGCGGTCGGGGGCGCCGGTCGGGGGCGCCGGTCGGGGGCGCCGGCGGACGACGACGCCGAGGACATCGCGTGAATCGGTCCGGGCGACGGGACGACGGAGTGCCACAATTATTGACAGCGATTCGATAACTCTGGACGAGTCGATCTGGACGCCGACAAGAGGGACCAAGAGAACGCCGCTACGCGGCCGTACGGTCGATCTCGTGTGGGTGTCCCCCTCGGTGACGCCCGTGTAACCCGGTTACCCCTATGTCAGGGAAATTATAACTTTGGGCGGCGTGTACGGAGGAGTGATGCTCGATACGATCCTGCTTCAGGGTACGTCAGACCTGTTCGCGAGTACCGGCTCCGCGGAGGCCTTCCTCCTCGCGCGGCTCCTGTTCGGCTTCGTCCTCGCGTTCATGGGACTGAACCACTTCATGATGACCGACGGGCTCGCCGGCTACTCGGAGGCGAAGGGGATCCCCGCGCCCCGGCTCGCGACGCTGTTCTCCGGCGGGCTGCTGATATTCGGCGGTCTGGGCGTCGCCAC
Protein-coding sequences here:
- a CDS encoding DoxX family protein produces the protein MLDTILLQGTSDLFASTGSAEAFLLARLLFGFVLAFMGLNHFMMTDGLAGYSEAKGIPAPRLATLFSGGLLIFGGLGVATGAFVTLAAGGLAVFLLLSAVTIHDFWAVPEDQQQDEMTSFLKNTVMAGASLAFLALASAPWPYALNLSLL
- a CDS encoding efflux RND transporter permease subunit, whose amino-acid sequence is MTDGGLAAAVATEITERPGRIVVAFLLLTLVFAGGLANVSTAAGTEQFTSGIPAEEALSDIQREFGPSFSEDTGSTQLVQRDRNVLSKPAMVRMLEAQHRLQETDGLRVVGVSSPAATVARTIDPDATTTEAQIRALERATPTEIDRAVRENADNAAFTGGVSDDFNAESASASATIGVVTHEIPGAGGGGAAAGQSGSSPLTDIQLRSQRVVDTVGGDITVFGSGIISAEFSSVITDSLLIVTPAAVLLIIGFLVVAYRDLIDLLLGSFALLLAVVWTFGFLGLVGIPFSQMMISVPPLLLAVGIDFGIHAVNRYREDRAEGYGVEEAMNLAVRQLLVAFFIVTGTTVIGFLANLTSDLAPIREFGLVAAAGILFTFLLFGVFLPAAKVLIDRRRDAIPIPTFSQAPLGAEGSGLASVLRVGVSVGERAPRVFLALVLVLTAVSGGYAAGISTSFSQEDFLPPEETPEYLEELPEPFAPGDYSAVATLNFLEEKFTASQGGSVTIYVEGDMEDPTRLEEIHRMGEDAPSTFVSEDGRAESQSIVTVIQQRADSDPEFRRLVERNDRNANGVPDDNLGEIYDYLLSSSSRDRALQYLSEDRRSTQVVYSTEADADQSAVTADGRAVADRYRDTSGVAVATGSTVVFAAVSDLIFTSAVQSLAVALSLTVVFLLVIYGLLEGLPSLGLVNTIPIVASVALVAATMRLAGIAFNAFTATILSLTIGLGIDYSVHVVHRFIDERGEHDLVTALERTVRGTGGALLGSMLTTTTGIGVLVFSVLSILGQFGTLTALSILYSFVTSMLVLPSALVIWDGLKGHDPTKPVEAESGLSVPFLGGGNRTEATGAD
- a CDS encoding COG1361 S-layer family protein → MSRRPQTLLIAALLVVSAVGTGFVGVVAADEDPRFETDVAEPVIQPGTTQELTIELTNDAADRDDRVEAAIDVNATVGDIDGIEVLSSTRDLGRMGDGATRSVTVQIDVAADIPGGEHRVPITVKYRDEDDEDEVVTETVYATVRVQERARFEIEDVESAAPVGGSGTVSATVRNVGGETATNAVLALQSGNSDLSFGDSANARRFVGTLAPNETRTVEVDATLVDSAETREYAVDATVEYETEGGESATSRPLSFGVLPLPEQTFGVDDLASTLRVGEEGQVTGTVTNTGEETVTNAVVLFEASNPNVSPLEPEVAVGTLEPGESAEFAFDVEVSDAAEAGPRQFTLRVQYRDTEGTRRTGDSIDAPVSIAESRDEFAVSPVNGTFEVGGGGTLTLEVTNNRDEIVRDVSAKLFLDAPLSSSDDEGFIAELAPGETREVTFALSMAGGAIDGKTYPASVDFRYETADGDTLISDTYEVPIEAAAPGGNGLPLGAIGVAAVVVALGLVGGVYLRRNR
- a CDS encoding DICT sensory domain-containing protein, translating into MSLRAVIDSVEGREKRLTVFDPPNDDAVAELREYFDSQAVRIREGTTDSGLSGYVVLSDERDDEVLAAVDLRHLDGDIAVGPGEQSALAPILEHLDGTTFTSYDISRMMAATREMEDRAWRAGTGELHAGFQRVDAIRAQKGVYEDLATKDIDVHTYCAPSDDVPAIEDVSVHQEDTAEIRRSWFVAFDGGGDPADACLLLAEERGDPEDRRFYGFWTYDPDTVSTVVDHLHETYAVPA